One stretch of Armigeres subalbatus isolate Guangzhou_Male chromosome 2, GZ_Asu_2, whole genome shotgun sequence DNA includes these proteins:
- the LOC134209431 gene encoding lethal(3)malignant brain tumor-like protein 4 encodes MDGMNDMTTGDIHSPYIHYIDWHHENGYNITPPPDWNKGEFEWVKYIRLKSRRIGKAIIPADQSLFATRQPMDFKPGMKLEVVDRKNQMLIRPATVVATDGYEIKVCFDGWPNFYSF; translated from the exons ATGGATGGGATGAACGATATGACTACTGGTGACATCCATTCTCCTTACATTCATTACATCGATTGGCATCACGAAAATGGTTACAACATCACACCACCACCAG ACTGGAACAAGGGTGAATTCGAATGGGTCAAGTACATCCGGTTGAAGTCGCGCCGAATTGGCAAGGCTATTATACCGGCGGACCAGTCGCTTTTTGCCACGAGACAGCCAATGGACTTCAAACCGGGCATGAAGCTGGAGGTGGTGGATCGCAAGAACCAAATGCTCATTCGGCCGGCGACGGTCGTGGCCACGGACGGGTACGAAATTAAAGTATGCTTCGATGGTTGGCCAAATTTTTACTCGTTCTGA